A region of Enoplosus armatus isolate fEnoArm2 chromosome 14, fEnoArm2.hap1, whole genome shotgun sequence DNA encodes the following proteins:
- the gata6 gene encoding transcription factor GATA-6 yields the protein MDLGEHSWSMVKREVSSSPGSPAEQTYLPGDSRRDGPTSDELRTPPSDLDALGHRRSDGRSLHSYVHFGHHNNTLTTAEDIPLFTDLDQGSKLVLSSGAHKTSLLVDPTDMYQTLAIAAAQSQTGYDSSSGGYMHSNPNSPVYVPSSRVGPMIPSLSYLQASGSAQPSHAVSSHSVWSQSAPESPSYSTGSPHTSSRFHYPPSPPMNNGTPRDTGYSNTLNVSSRDQYGLSRPLGGTYASPYSPYVAPQLSQLPSPWTTGPFDNTMLHTLQSRGAPLIRGPNGVSDILDDMGESRECVNCGSISTPLWRRDGTGHFLCNACGLYSKMNGLSRPLIKPQKRTSTSRRIGLSCANCQTSTTTLWRRNAEGEPVCNACGLYTKLHGVPRPLAMKKEGIQTRKRKPKTLNKTKGSSGNNNSVSMTPTSTSSSNSEDCSKTSSPSGQVSGVSSSVLSSPGEGTGSGSAVKYPGQDGLYTSVGLSQPSDVASVRGEPWCPMALA from the exons ATGGACCTGGGCGAACACAGCTGGTCCATGGTCAAGCGAGAAGTATCCAGCAGCCCAGGGTCACCGGCTGAGCAGACCTACCTGCCCGGTGACAGCAGGAGGGACGGTCCCACCTCGGATGAGCTGAGGACTCCTCCGAGCGACCTTGACGCACTGGGACACCGCCGCTCCGACGGCAGGTCACTACACTCCTACGTTCACTTCGGACACCATAACAACACCCTGACCACTGCCGAGGACATCCCGCTGTTTACGGATTTAGACCAGGGCAGCAAACTCGTCCTCTCCAGCGGAGCGCACAAGACGAGCTTGCTGGTGGACCCGACCGACATGTACCAAACACTGGCCATCGCCGCAGCCCAGAGCCAGACTGGATATGATTCCTCCTCTGGTGGTTATATGCACTCCAACCCCAACTCCCCCGTGTATGTCCCCAGCTCCCGGGTAGGCCCCATGATACCCAGCCTCTCTTATCTGCAAGCGAGCGGCTCTGCGCAGCCCAGCCACGCCGTCTCCAGCCACTCGGTCTGGTCGCAGTCCGCCCCGGAGAGCCCTTCATACAGCACCGGAAGCCCGCACACCTCCAGTCGGTTCCACTACCCTCCGAGTCCCCCCATGAACAACGGGACGCCAAGGGACACCGGCTATAGTAACACGCTGAACGTGAGCAGCAGAGACCAGTACGGCCTCTCTCGGCCCCTCGGCGGGACCTACGCGAGTCCATACTCTCCTTACGTTGCACCGCAGCTGTCCCAGCTGCCCTCGCCTTGGACCACAGGACCGTTTGATAACACGATGCTGCACACCTTGCAGAGCAGAGGCGCGCCCTTGATTCGAGGACCAAACGGAg tttcagataTTCTCGACGACATGGGGGAGAGCCGGGAGTGCGTCAACTGCGGCTCCATCTCCACGCCGCTCTGGAGGCGCGACGGCACGGGCCACTTTCTCTGCAACGCCTGCGGCCTTTACAGCAAAATGAATGGGCTGAGCCGGCCATTAATTAAACCACAGAAACGGACG TCAACGTCCAGAAGAATCGGCCTGTCCTGCGCGAACTGTCAGACCAGCACGACCACTTTGTGGCGCAGAAACGCGGAGGGAGAGCCGGTGTGTAACGCATGTGGGCTCTACACAAAACTGCACGGG GTACCTCGGCCGCTCGCCATGAAGAAAGAGGGAATccagacaagaaaaagaaaaccgaAAACCTTGAATAAAACAAAGGGATCCTCTG gaaataaCAACTCTGTCTCTATGACTCCCACATCCACATCTTCATCTAATTCTGAAGATTGCTCGAAAACCAGCTCTCCCTCCGGACAGGTGTCAGGG GTCAGTTCGTCTGTGCTGTCCAGCCCAGGGGAGGGAACCGGCTCCGGCTCGGCGGTGAAGTACCCGGGACAGGACGGCCTGTACACCAGCGTGGGTCTCTCCCAGCCATCAGATGTAGCTTCAGTGAGGGGTGAACCCTGGTGCCCCATGGCCTTAGCCTGA